Genomic segment of Psychrobacter sanguinis:
TGAACCAGGAACGAATTTTAATGAAGTCGTTTCTTTATATGAGTTCGACCGTAAATTACGCTCGCTTGTATTAGATGCCATTGAACGTGTTGAAATAGCAGTGAGAACTCAATTTACTTACCAAATGGGACATAAATATGGTGCCTTTGGATATACGAATAGTGAGAATTTCCATAAAGGCTTCGATCACAATAAATGGCTGAGTAAAATTAAGTCTGAAGTAGACAGATCAAGTGATGATTTTATTGAGCATTTCAATAATAAATATACAGGCTTTCCTATAGTGCCTATTTGGATGTTAACAGAAGTCATGTCATTGGGCGCATTATCATTTGGTTATAGAGGTTTGATTAACAATCAAGCTCAGGGAATAGAAGATAAAAAGCTAATTGCCAATCACTTCAATCTTCACCACAAGAAACTGGAGGATTGGCTGCATACATTAACCTATGTCAGAAATGTATGCGCGCATCATAGCCGATTATGGAATAGAACTTTAGCAATACGACCAGATAAGACCAAGGATAAAAAATGGCTTCCGCCCATGACTCCAAGGAATGATAAGATTTTTTATATTCCTTTAATGCTAAGGCATTTGTTAAAAGCAACGGGGAATGGAGAAGATTGGAAAACAGAAATAGATAAATTAATAAGCCCATTAGCGACTAAAAAAAGATGGAGAGCTGCCATGGGTATACCTGAAGATTGGACCGAGCACCCTCTTTGGAGGTAATGTTTATGGGTACGTTAAATGATTGCTTGATTCTTGTTATGACGCACAAGGCACAAGGTATGTTTAATGCGCAACCTTAGCGGTTATTCCTCGTCTGAAATAAAGATAAAGAAACTATTTTACGTGGGAGATTTTGACAGTTTAAAAGCGAGTTTTAGCGAATTAAGTTTTAAATATTTAAAACACCAATTTAAATAATCAATACCTTTAAAGAGGGTCACATGTTAAAGAAAGCATTAGTTTTATTTTCTGTTTTACCTTTAACCGCTATGGCGGCACCTGTAGTAGAAGGCACTTATGTTAGCGGCACCAATAAAAGAGTACATTTGAGCAGTTTTAATTACGAAGGCTCTAAACATTATGAGCTATTTCTTGCCAATCTTATTGGTGATTCAAGTTTTGTTATAGCCAGTAAAGCTAAGCCTATCCAAGACAATCAAACCGTTGTATTTTCTGTACCAGAAAGTGGTTACTTGGACTACCAACCCAATTTAGGATGCCGAGTCGAGGTATCTTTTACGCCTAATGAAATTCAATTGAAAAGCTTAAATAATTGTACTTCCGTTGAGAAAGCTTTTAATGGCTCTTACGTTTATTCAAAACAATCCAGTATCGTCCCAAAAAAATATCAAGGCTCTTGGGGTGAATGTGAATATCCTAAGAAGGGGCGTAGTCAAGCTTTCCTAAGCGATAATGAAGGCTCTCCCAATGGAACTCAGAGCTTTAAAGTTATTAAGGTAACACCCTACTCATCTAACTTACTAAGCGTAACTGGGGCTTTCAATTACGAATCTGATCCTGTTGTCCATACTGTAGAGTATAAATACCTACCAAATAAGGACGTACAAACAAAAGCTGATTGGAACGATTCTTTTACTACTTATAAGAATTGTCGCGATTAGGTTATTCTAACCACAAAACAACCGCCACGCTTAGTACCCTATGGGTAACGCGCAATCTTGGCGGTTTTTCTTTGTCTCAGCTTAAAACCAATTTTTTAATAATTAAAAATGTAAATATCACTCTTGCTGTTAAAAAAATTTACATAATTAATTAAACAAATAGTACATTATAACTATTGTTGTAAAATCAGTTATATCACTCATAATCCATTTTTAAAAATAGATGAACAGAAGGAGTTTTGCTAATGAATTTTAATCAGGCATTTAAAGGCGCATCAATCGCTTTAGTTTCTAGCGTATTGGCTGCAGTTTCTTTTAGCGCATACGCTTCTGGCGGAGAGTCGGAAGGGAGCACCACATGCTATTTATTAAAACAAGGTAAATTGGTTAGCAAATCAAAATGTTCTTATAAATCTTCTTTCGCATCAAATAGTAACTTTGGTTTTCAAGGCTATGATTTTAAGCTAGCCAATAGTAAGTCGAAATTTAATGCTGAAAAGAGCTTGAACGCTAAAACAGATAAAAAAGGTAATATACTTACAGATCGTACTGGCTCTGCAATCTTTGATACTAGTATTACATTAAATGAAAAACCAGCAGTTGTTCAATATCGCTATGGATCGTCTTTAAAAGTAGTACCCAAAAATGTTGCAGCAAAATATGAAACTGGCGCACCTAAAGGGACTTTAAGCTGTATGCAAGAGAAAGCATCACCGGCTTGGGAAATTTGCGCGCCAGCTGAAGAGGTTATTTTCTAAGGTTTCTAAAATTAAGCAACCTGATTATGATTTTTTAAGCCGTCTATTTAATCAAATAGACGGCTTTTTTATTATTAAACTGAGCTTCTTATAACCTATTAGTAAGTCTATTACTCACAAAGAATAGTTCTATTTTGTCTATCAAAGGTTAACCTAGAACCATACCAGTCATCCCCATATTGATAGCCTGTAGCATTATTCCATACTACTTCCGTGTGCTCACTATCATAAGTAGGTAACTTAAATGCGGGACGCAAACTCACAAATTGATCAGTATTAAAGTACAACTTGGTATGGCTCCATTCATAACCTATCAGTCTCTCAATTTTAGTTACAGGATAGCCAAAGGCAGTCGCATTTCTAAAACTAACCGTCGTTATCAACTCATCCCCTTCAGCATTGGGATCACCCTTTCTTTGGATATCGTTAATCGCAGAACGTTGCTCACGTATCAACTTTTCTATATCGATACTTTCACAACCATTTAACATAGGTTGTAAATAAGCATCTAACTTAGTAGCTTGAGCTGTGCTTTGAGTATTGCCTGTAGCTTGAGTACTGGGAGTGGTAATAACTCTCACTACTTCATTGACTATATCACCTAATCTAATTGATCCAGCAGCGCAGCTCATTGATAAAGACATGCTGCAAGCAGCCACTAATAAAGAAAGGGATTTATATTTCATAACAGTCCTTAGTTTATGTATTGTACAAATCATCACTCCAGCACTTATTGATCTGACACTTATTAAGCCTTTAATAAATGCAATAGATGAGTAAGTAAAAAGAATATTAACTTAACCCACTGGTAAGATAACATTCATAATATATAACATGGAGAATTTTTATCAAAAATTATTTTGGCTTTAAGTTTTCCTGTTAAAATTATTTTTTATCTAATACAACAAACACTATAGCTTGGCTATCTATTGATTAAATACCCCGTTAGATTACAATTAAATGAATAACTATAAGCAATCACCACCTTTCTTAATCTAAATACTGAATCGAGCCTTGTATGGACACCAGCCCAACCGTTAATTTTAGAGAAGAGTTTAGTGCCAAAATACCTGCCTTAACACTATTGATGACATTGGGTTATACCTATCTCACGCCAGCACAATGTGTGGCTCTGCGCGACCCAAAAGGTAACCTACAAGCTTATTCAACGACCAAAAGTACCAATCAAGTAATGCTACTGCCGGTATTGCGTCAGTTCTTGGCAAAGCAAACCTTTCCCTTTGAAGGCAAGCGGCATCATTTATCTGACGCCAGCATTGATAAGATTGTGCATCAGCTTACCCCTGCCCTAAACCAAGGGCTGAGCACAGCCAACGAAATAATCTATGATGCCCTGCTCTATGGCGTTGGAGTTACCGAATTTATTGACGGAAAAAAGACCTCACCCACTATCCAGCTCATTGACTGGCATAATATCGACAATAATGCCTATCATGTCACTGAAGAAATGGTAGTACAAAACGCTGAAGCCACAGGCAATGTCATACCTGATATTGTGTGCTTTGTAAACGGTCTGCCACTGGTCGTCATTGAAGCCAAGCGCCCAGATTCTAATAATCCGCATCAATCTACCAATAGCCAAGCTATATCCCAGCATCTGCGAAATCAAGGTCAAAAATACATTCCACACCTATTCGCTTATAGCCAATTGCTACTGGCCATTAACGGCTATGAAGGCTTGTATGCAACGTGCAATACGCCTGAGAAATTTTGGGCGAAGTGGAAGGAAGAAGAGATTAATGAACTTGAGTTTCAACGCCTCAAAAATAGCCGTTTAGATTCCTCTCAGATTGACACCCTATTCAGTCAACGTAGACCCAATGATAAGCAACAATATCTGTCGCTTATCAATGCTGGCGAGCTGGTAGTGACTGATCAAGACCGATTGATCATTAGCTTATTGCGCCCTGATAGACTGCTGGATATGACCCGCTTTTACACCCTGTTTGACAGTCGTGCCGGCAAGATTGTCGCGCGTTATCAGCAAGTATTCGGTATCAAGGCATTGGTAAAGCGCATTAGTCAATTTGACAAGGATGGTAGCCGTGAAGGTGGGGTTATCTGGCATACCACCGGTAGTGGTAAGTCCTTTACTATGGTGTTCTTATCCAAAGCACTTATTTGGCTTGAAGAATTGGCGAAATGTCGGGTATTTGTGGTCACTGACCGTATTGATCTTGAGAACCAAATTGCTCGCACTTTTATCTCAGCTGGAGCGCTCAGTGATAAAGACAAAGCAAAAGCCAAGGCTTTATCAGGTCGCGATTTGGCAAAAAAGGTTGGTCAAGGCAACGAACGCATTATCTTCTCTATCATCAATAAATTTGGGGCTGCAGCTCAATACCCCGAATTCTATAACCCTAGTGAAAACATTATCGTCTTGGTCGATGAAGGCCACCGTAGCCAAAACGGTGCCAATAATATCCTGATGCAAAAGGCATTACCCCATGCGGCTTTTATTGCCTTTACTGGTACGCCTCTGCTCAAAGACGATAAGACCGAAAACAAATTCGGTAAGATTATTCATTCTTATACCATGCAGCAAGCAGTGGCGGATAAGACCGTCACCCCTTTATTGTATGAAGAGCGTATTCCCGAGCTAAATACCAACGATATGGCCATCGATAAATGGTTTGACCGTATTACCCAAAAGCTGACTTCTGAGCAAAAGGCCGATCTTAAACGCAAGTTCGCCAAAAAAGGACAGGTTTATCAGGTCGAGGGTCGTATTAAACTGATCGCCCATGATATCTCAGACCATTTTCAAAACTTTAAGCAGCAAGGACTAAAAGGTCAGCTGGCTTGCGATTCCAAAGCTTCAGCCATTCGCTATAAGCAAGCCTTAGACAACATAGGTAAAGTGACCTCTGTGGTCGCTATGTCGCCCCCAGATACCCGAGAAGGTCATCAAGAGGTCGATGTAGAAAGTAAAGATATCGTCCAAAACTGGTGGCTAAATAATGTCGCCCCTAAATACGGTATGGATGATGTGCAATATACCAAGGACATCATCGAAGCTTTTAGCCAAGACGATGGTCCAGATATTATGATCGTGGTCGATAAACTATTAACCGGCTTTGATGAACCTAAGAACACGGTGCTATATATCGATAAGCCCCTAAAGAGCCATAACCTTATTCAGGCCATCGCTCGGGTCAACCGTTTGCACAGCAAAAAACAATTTGGCTATCTGATTGATTATCGAGGTATTCTTAAAGAGTTAGACACCACCATTGAGGACTATCAAAACCTGGCTGAACGTACGCAAGGCGGATTCGATATTGAGGATCTTAAAGGGATGTACAGCTCAATGGAGACCGAGTACAAGAAGCTACCGATGCTGCATAAGAAGCTTTGGGCGATGTTTGATAACGTGCCCAATAAAAAAGATGGTCATGCCCTACGTCAATCCTTATCGCCTAAAATGCAAGAGCGAGATGGTGTCGTGTTGGATACCAACCTTAAAAGACGTGATGACTTTTATTCGGCACTAACTGAATTTTCTAACACCATGAAAGTGGCGCTACAATCGGCGTCCTACTTCGATGACAGCTTCTTCGATAACAAGCGTGACCTGTACAAAAAGGATTTAAAGACCTTTGTTGAGCTGCGTAAACAAGTGCGTGAGGATGCTAACGAGACCATTAACTTTGATGAGTATGAGGACGATATTCGTACCCTGCTCAATAAGCACATTGCCGGTATTGAAGTTAAAGAGCCCGAAGGTGCTTATCTGGTCGGTAATATGGGTAAAGACCTTAAGCCTGAACAGCTTAGTGACGACGAAGCCCGTAACCAGACCGATAAAATTACCAGCCGCGTCACCAGAATAATCGAGGTAGACCTAGCCGACGATCCCTATGCTCAAGAGCACTTCTCTAAGCTATTAAAACAAGCGATTGAAGAGGCTAAGGCCATGTTTGATGCGCCTGTTAAACAGTACATGATGTTCGCCGACTTTGAGCAAGACGTCAAAGCTCGTAAGATGCCAGATGTGCCTAATAGCTTTGTTGATCAGTCAGGGACGCATAATAAACATGCTCAGGCTTACTTTGGCCTGTTTAAGTATTTGTTTGGTGACTCTTATTTGGCAGATAAGGGCTTAAACGAAGATGCCTTGGTCGATTATGCGTTCAAGATAGATGACCTAGTCAATAAAGCGGTAACAGAAAATTCACTAAATCCCACGCAAATGGAGAATGACATTACCTCAGGTATCTTAAAATTATTATTCCGAGAGATTGGGATAGACAATGCCAAACAACTCGCTAAGGAAGTGATTAATATTGCTCGTCTTGGTTTGTCACGAGGCAAATAATGAAAGAAAGTGGTAAGAGTCGCAAGCTACATTACGGACAACATGTTATCGATTATGAAGTGGTGCGCAAGGCCAATAGCCTCAAATTACGCATCAAAGTACACCCAGATCAGCAGGTGGTGGTCGTTGTACCGGTAGAGACCACAGATGATTTTATCGAAACATCAGTAGCTAAAAAAGCAGGCTGGATATGGCAACACCTACAAGACTTTGCCAATCAAAAAAACGACGTGCTGCCGAGACGTTATGTCAGTGGTGAAACTCAGTTTTATTTAGGTCGCAGGTACGTATTAAAGGTGACGATAAACCCTGAGCAGCCAGAAGCAGTAAAGCTGTATCGCGGCAAACTTACTGTCAATCTGACTGATGAACCCGAGGATAAAGCGGCCAAAGTTAAGAAGCTGCTCGATGAATGGTATCAGAAAAAGGCCAAATCGGTGTTTCATGAGCGCTTACTGGCGATGCTACCTAAGGCCGACTGGGTTCAAGGTACGCCTTCATTTAGACTACTATCAATGAAGAAACAATGGGGAAGCTGCTCCACTCAAGGCAATTTGGTACTAAATCCGCACTTGGTCAAAGCCCCCAAAGAGTGTATCGACTATGTGATATTACACGAGTTATGTCATATTGCGGAGCACAACCACAGTGATAAATTTTGGCGACTATTGACTCAAGTGATGCCAAACTGGAAAGCGGTTAAAACTCAACTTGATGGTATGGCTGAGCTTTATCTAAATGAGTAAGTAAGATATTTTGGGAATGTAGCTATTTTATAAGTTTTATAAATATGTATTAGATAATTTCTATAAGGATTTATTTAGCATATTTATAAATTGGCATATTGGTGAACTCGTCCTTAAACCTTAATAAATGCCCTTGATTATCAATTTCGTAGCACTCCGTATAAGTAGGATCTATATCGTTTTCTTCAATAGTCGCTATACAAAACCATGCCGTATTCTCACTGGCTTTAGATAAAGACCAAGATTGAGTATATGACTTATTCTTATGAGTAAACTCTTTATCAGAGTATACATTTTCCGTAACAAAAGCTTCGGACTCCCCAATTTTTGCGTAATCAGGTAATGGTTTAAATTGATTAGCTTTAGAAAATCTATCTCCATATGAACCTATAAGTCCCTTAAAAGTAAGGGGGTTCAAGGTGTAAAAATGCGTCGAAGAGTCTCTATAATCCTCATCATCATTCGTATAGCGTATTACCACCATTTCAGAGGCATAGACTTTATTACCATTGTAAATCATCTGCCCTTTTTTAGTAACAATAGTCCTTATCTCATCTTTATTTCCTTTTATGATGCCTCTCTCAACACGATCATCATCGTTTATGAATATATTCATCATCGTTTTTTCAACGGGATAATAACCCTCTGCAATAGGTTTAGCAGGGTTATAATCAAAATTGCCTGTACTGGCACAACTGGTTAAAAACAATCCAATTAATGCGCTTAAAATAATCTTATTCATTACTATCCTTAGCGATATAAGAATCTGTACTATGACATTATTCTTAATAAATATATACTTGAATCTTAAGGAGTATAGAAGCCTATATTAAACTTTTATTAAAGGAATAGATTTGATTAAATTACTGACCGCAACTGTCCTAAGTTTAACGGCATTAACCAGCTGTACTATCATGAAGGCGATTGACGAAAGCAATCTTAAACTAGAACAAGAAGCACTTGATATTGTATCTCCAACCAAAGCTGAGTATGAAGCCATTCTCAAAAGGGCTGAGACTGAAACTGTTACAGACTCATCTCCATTTAAATATGAATGGCTGTATGTTGATACTCTAAAAGATGGTCGAAAAGTTTTCGTTGACACTAAAGGTGCGCACCACAACAAAAACACAGCGACAGGTACAGTTAAGTTTTTAAATCACGATAATACTTACACCCTGACAACTTATCGTTTCTTTTGTGAAGAAGGATATGGCCAAAGACTGTTTGACTTTAAATATAATGCTGACCACAAACAAATATCTCAGCTTCGTCTAGGCGCTGGAGGTGAGCAATATGATAGAAGACCTGACAAGAGTGAGGAACCAATAGCTAAAACAATCTGTGCTCTTGGTGGATTCTATAGAGGCTCTTCTAATGGTAATGTATGATAACTGGCTTTTCATAAGCTAATAACAGATCTGAAAACCAGTCAATAGCTAGAACAAATTATAGGCTTGTATTATTGTTTTTCATCGTTAGCTAAGCTATTTCACTATAAATAGCTCAACCACTTCTAGGCCTAACAAAATATTTGCGTCAATAACCTATATCTGTATTCGTCAGATATCTGTATTCATCAGATCTCTATCAGAGTATTGAGCTTTGACCCATTGTTAAAGCTACACTGGTCTTATGCTTGTGGCTTTAAATTTTTCTGCTATTTCGCTTAAATAAGCAGCGAATCGAATAGCGTTAGTTCGACTATTTACTATCAGCCGTCTCAACCCTAGGCTGACGCTTGCCAGCCTCTAGTATCGGCAAGTTTGCTTCAGTCGGTACATAGATAATTTGATTAATTTTGCCCTCACGTAATGCCTCACCAAACGCACCAATGAATTCTTGCTCACGGTACTCAGGGTACTCTTTGGCAGTTTTACCGATGATTTTAATTGCTTCAGCCCTTAATTGTGCCGATTCTAATTCTGCTCGAGCCTGTTCAATTTGTATCATCTTCGACTGAGTAGCCTCAGCTAAAGCTGCTTTACCACGCATTTCCTGCGACCATACCTTATAAAATGGGTAACCTGCCATCACGATAAGTATTAATATCACAGCGGTGATTACACTGATGATGGTTAACTTAACTACAGATTCTGAATTCATACTTTTATCCTTATCTTACGGTGCGTTCCAAATTCTAGCCTACAAAACCGGGCCCATAGTTGACACGATATTAATCCAAATGCGGTAATAAATTGGCCATCTTCTTACCTCAGAGCGCGTGACCTCGACCGAATCGGCAATGTAAGAATTCTGACGAGTAATTATCTCTTTGGTTAGCTTTTTGTCATAGAAGATGACGTTATTCTCATAGTTTAAGTCAAAGCTACGCAGGTCTAAGTTGGTCGAACCCACCAAGCTAATCTGGTCGTCAATGGTCAATGTCTTGGCATGCAGTAGTCCAGGATTGTACTCATAAACTTTCACCCCCGCCTCAAGCAATTGCCAATAATAGCTGTGACTGGTGGCAGCAACGATAAACGAGTCATTTTTTCGCGGAAAAATAATGGTCACATCGACGCCGCGATAAGCGGTCGCACAAATCATATTTATCAAAGTAAAGTCTGGCACAAAGTATGGAGTTGAGATAATCAAAGACTGCTTTGCATGCCCCATCAAAATACTCAAAAACTGCGGTGTGGTGCCCTGACGCTGCGTGGGACCATCAGCGAAGACCTGCGCAGGATAGCCATCTGCTTGTGACTCTAGTAAGAAGGGAAAAGTATCAAACGGGGTATTAGGATTTTCCATGAGCCAGTCACTGGCAAAGAGCATCTGGTTTTGGGCCACGATAGGACCTTGTACCCTCAGCATGATATCCACCCAAGGCGCATACTTTGGCTTCACCCGAAATTCAGGGTCAGCACTGTTACGACTACCGACGTAACCAATCTTGCCATCGATAATAGTAATCTTACGGTGATTGCGCAAATCAATGCGGCTAAACATCAATATCTTAAAGATATTGTCAATCGGCAGTGCCACACTTACCTCTACCCCTGCCTGCTTCATCTGTTCCCATAATGGCGATCTCAACAGTTTACGAGAGCCCATACCATCCACCATGGCTCGGCACTGCACCCCACGTTTAGCAGCGCGCATTAACGCCTCAGCAATGGCGGTCCCCATGCCATCGTCCAACCAAATATAGTACATGACATGAATGTGATCGGTGGCAGCATCGAAGTCCGCTATCATCCGCGCCTCCGTAGTCTTAGGGTCTGGCATTAGCTCCGCTTTATTGCCCAAAGTAGTGTGGAAACCGTTCACTGACGCCGAATAAGCAAACGCCGGCTGGTACTCTTTGTCAATGACCTTAGACAGGGTGTCTTTATTGCCCAATACTGCTGGAAAATTGCTGTTTAGCTGCTGAGTAATCTTGTTATAACGGTGCTCGAAGTTAAAGCCTAGATGCACCTCACCAAACATCCAATACACTACTACCCCGCCATAAGGCAGCACAAATAGCACGACCATCCATGCCAAACGGGCTTGTGCTGTTAGATCATGCCGGGAAAGCACCCGAAGTGATACCGCCAGCCAAGTGAGTATGTGAAGCGCAACGAGTAAATCTAGCAGCATAAGCTATCGTCCTTGATTATTTTTTAACAGGATCATTTTATGAGTATACCTAAGCATAATTAATAGTTTAGTTTCAGTATGTTGCCTTAAACCAGCTTTTAACGGACAACTTTTAACGGACCATAAAAAAACCAGCCTAAGCTGGTTTCAATAGAACAGTATGAAGTAATGGCAATCTTAATAAGTTCAGTCTTCAATAAGTTTAGTTGGCCATTAATTTTAAAAACTGCGGGTTAGTCACGTTGATTTGTAAGTAATTTTGGGTTGGCGCCACATTACCAATCACACAAAAGCGGCTGCCCACAAAGTTATCGATCTTACCATAACGGTTCTCAAACCAACGGTAGTCTTTATTCCATATCAAAGCAGTTAACGACTGATTGGGATACTTTTTATCAAAATTCATATAATGACGGTTGGGTAAATGATTAATCTCAGCCAACGTGCCACAGGCCATTACCGATTTACCCACATACAAATACGCTTTACTGGCCTCAATCCTAGGGTCAGCTGCAGTCGCTAAGGTACTTAATAATAGACCACTGCTTATGGCTGCTACCTTATTCCACATATAAAACTCGCTGTCGTTTATTTCGGTACTGTTATTACAGTACTTATTACGTTACTTACACGCAAATCAAAGGCTAAAAGTTAATGATTTAACATTATACTTTTATTGATTATAACACTTACCCATTGTCCATTATGGAGAAGCGTTAATCTAAGGGCGTACTGTAACAAATTTCTGACACATAAGTGTAACAAAATAAAAAAGTCAGCAATAGCCGACTTTGGTTTTTTTATGTTAGGTTTTTGGTAAATGGTTCGATTGAGGGCTTGCTTTTAAGGTTAAGCAATTAACCGAATTATTGACCTCAAAAATGAGCTTAAAAGACTAATCACATTTGAGGTCAAATCACAATATAACCGACCTAGCTCATATAATCCTTATAACTGCAACAAGTGAACCAGCTGAAGTTAAGCGTAAGGTTACTGAGCAGACGCCCCTACCAGATGTACCTCAGCACGCTCTTCTTTGGCGATACCGGCATAATACTCACGTAAAATTTGCAATACTTCTGGACGACTGAAGTTTTCAGGGACTTCTTGATCTTCAGATAATGCTTTACGCAGCTTAGTGCCTGAAACCTTAACGTGTTGATCTGCATCATGCGGGCAGGTCTTGGTAGAAGCCATCGCCTGACAGCCATTACACCAGAAGGTCCAGTCAATCTTCAACGGCTGAGTCAACATCGCATCTTTGTCAATCTCATCGAAGATAGCCTGAGCGTCAAATGGGCCGTAATAATCGCCAACACCGGCGTGGTCACGGCCAACAATCAGATGGCTACAGCCATAGTTTTGGCGGAATAACGCATGCAATAACGCTTCACGAGGACCAGCATAACGCATATCTAGCGGATAACCGGCTTGGATAACGGTATCTTTTTTGAAGTAGTTATCAATCAAGGTCTTAATCGCTTCTTGACGCACTTCGGCAGGGATATCACCTGGCTTTAACGCGCCCAATAGTGAGTGAATCATGACCCCGTCACAGATTTCGATAGCAATTTTGGCCAAGTATTCGTGTGAACGGTGCATTGGGTTACGGGTCTGGAAAGCGGCTACTGTCTGCCAGTTTTTCTCTTCAAATAAAGCACGAGTTTCAGCAGGTGTCTTATAAATCTCAGGATATAATGTTGGGAACTCGCCTTGGCTGAATACTTTAACGCTACCGGCAACGTTAACTTCGCCCTGCTCCATGACTTGTTTTACACCAGGATGCTCTTCA
This window contains:
- a CDS encoding type I restriction endonuclease subunit R, with product MDTSPTVNFREEFSAKIPALTLLMTLGYTYLTPAQCVALRDPKGNLQAYSTTKSTNQVMLLPVLRQFLAKQTFPFEGKRHHLSDASIDKIVHQLTPALNQGLSTANEIIYDALLYGVGVTEFIDGKKTSPTIQLIDWHNIDNNAYHVTEEMVVQNAEATGNVIPDIVCFVNGLPLVVIEAKRPDSNNPHQSTNSQAISQHLRNQGQKYIPHLFAYSQLLLAINGYEGLYATCNTPEKFWAKWKEEEINELEFQRLKNSRLDSSQIDTLFSQRRPNDKQQYLSLINAGELVVTDQDRLIISLLRPDRLLDMTRFYTLFDSRAGKIVARYQQVFGIKALVKRISQFDKDGSREGGVIWHTTGSGKSFTMVFLSKALIWLEELAKCRVFVVTDRIDLENQIARTFISAGALSDKDKAKAKALSGRDLAKKVGQGNERIIFSIINKFGAAAQYPEFYNPSENIIVLVDEGHRSQNGANNILMQKALPHAAFIAFTGTPLLKDDKTENKFGKIIHSYTMQQAVADKTVTPLLYEERIPELNTNDMAIDKWFDRITQKLTSEQKADLKRKFAKKGQVYQVEGRIKLIAHDISDHFQNFKQQGLKGQLACDSKASAIRYKQALDNIGKVTSVVAMSPPDTREGHQEVDVESKDIVQNWWLNNVAPKYGMDDVQYTKDIIEAFSQDDGPDIMIVVDKLLTGFDEPKNTVLYIDKPLKSHNLIQAIARVNRLHSKKQFGYLIDYRGILKELDTTIEDYQNLAERTQGGFDIEDLKGMYSSMETEYKKLPMLHKKLWAMFDNVPNKKDGHALRQSLSPKMQERDGVVLDTNLKRRDDFYSALTEFSNTMKVALQSASYFDDSFFDNKRDLYKKDLKTFVELRKQVREDANETINFDEYEDDIRTLLNKHIAGIEVKEPEGAYLVGNMGKDLKPEQLSDDEARNQTDKITSRVTRIIEVDLADDPYAQEHFSKLLKQAIEEAKAMFDAPVKQYMMFADFEQDVKARKMPDVPNSFVDQSGTHNKHAQAYFGLFKYLFGDSYLADKGLNEDALVDYAFKIDDLVNKAVTENSLNPTQMENDITSGILKLLFREIGIDNAKQLAKEVINIARLGLSRGK
- the cls gene encoding cardiolipin synthase: MLLDLLVALHILTWLAVSLRVLSRHDLTAQARLAWMVVLFVLPYGGVVVYWMFGEVHLGFNFEHRYNKITQQLNSNFPAVLGNKDTLSKVIDKEYQPAFAYSASVNGFHTTLGNKAELMPDPKTTEARMIADFDAATDHIHVMYYIWLDDGMGTAIAEALMRAAKRGVQCRAMVDGMGSRKLLRSPLWEQMKQAGVEVSVALPIDNIFKILMFSRIDLRNHRKITIIDGKIGYVGSRNSADPEFRVKPKYAPWVDIMLRVQGPIVAQNQMLFASDWLMENPNTPFDTFPFLLESQADGYPAQVFADGPTQRQGTTPQFLSILMGHAKQSLIISTPYFVPDFTLINMICATAYRGVDVTIIFPRKNDSFIVAATSHSYYWQLLEAGVKVYEYNPGLLHAKTLTIDDQISLVGSTNLDLRSFDLNYENNVIFYDKKLTKEIITRQNSYIADSVEVTRSEVRRWPIYYRIWINIVSTMGPVL
- the sat gene encoding sulfate adenylyltransferase; translated protein: MTEQKIVKRLGKTSIVPPHGSDVLKPLLLEGDELTQALEKAKSLPQIKLSSRERGDLIMLGIGGFTPLDGFMNQADWQGVVDEMTLKSGSNKGLFWPIPITLSTSKAQADTLAPGDEVALVAEDGEIMGVITVEETYTIDKAHECQQVFTTTDEEHPGVKQVMEQGEVNVAGSVKVFSQGEFPTLYPEIYKTPAETRALFEEKNWQTVAAFQTRNPMHRSHEYLAKIAIEICDGVMIHSLLGALKPGDIPAEVRQEAIKTLIDNYFKKDTVIQAGYPLDMRYAGPREALLHALFRQNYGCSHLIVGRDHAGVGDYYGPFDAQAIFDEIDKDAMLTQPLKIDWTFWCNGCQAMASTKTCPHDADQHVKVSGTKLRKALSEDQEVPENFSRPEVLQILREYYAGIAKEERAEVHLVGASAQ
- a CDS encoding Abi family protein, which translates into the protein MDKVTYDKSPLTFSQQITRLENKGMFFENKKHAEAKLASISYYRLSGYWYPFRIRNSQNIITSKFEPGTNFNEVVSLYEFDRKLRSLVLDAIERVEIAVRTQFTYQMGHKYGAFGYTNSENFHKGFDHNKWLSKIKSEVDRSSDDFIEHFNNKYTGFPIVPIWMLTEVMSLGALSFGYRGLINNQAQGIEDKKLIANHFNLHHKKLEDWLHTLTYVRNVCAHHSRLWNRTLAIRPDKTKDKKWLPPMTPRNDKIFYIPLMLRHLLKATGNGEDWKTEIDKLISPLATKKRWRAAMGIPEDWTEHPLWR
- a CDS encoding M48 family metallopeptidase; its protein translation is MKESGKSRKLHYGQHVIDYEVVRKANSLKLRIKVHPDQQVVVVVPVETTDDFIETSVAKKAGWIWQHLQDFANQKNDVLPRRYVSGETQFYLGRRYVLKVTINPEQPEAVKLYRGKLTVNLTDEPEDKAAKVKKLLDEWYQKKAKSVFHERLLAMLPKADWVQGTPSFRLLSMKKQWGSCSTQGNLVLNPHLVKAPKECIDYVILHELCHIAEHNHSDKFWRLLTQVMPNWKAVKTQLDGMAELYLNE